The following coding sequences are from one Scomber japonicus isolate fScoJap1 chromosome 3, fScoJap1.pri, whole genome shotgun sequence window:
- the tshba gene encoding thyroid stimulating hormone subunit beta a — translation MTAMFSCWLFFLLFSPAVPMCLPTDFTLYAEKPECDFCVAINTTICMGFCYSRDSNMRDILGPRFLIQRGCTYDKVEYRTAILPGCPVNANPIFTYPVALSCHCGACRTDSDECAHRASMDGAKCTKPVRRIYPYPGQSNYVIPF, via the exons ATGACTGCGATGTTCAGCTGCTGGCTCTTTTTTCTGCTGTTCAGCCCAGCTGTTCCCATGTGTTTACCCACTGACTTCACCCTGTATGCGGAGAAGCCAGAGTGTGACTTCTGTGTGGCGATAAACACCACAATTTGCATGGGATTTTGCTACTCAAGG GACAGTAACATGAGGGACATCCTGGGCCCACGCTTCCTCATCCAGAGAGGTTGTACCTATGACAAGGTGGAGTATCGCACCGCCATACTGCCCGGCTGTCCTGTCAACGCCAACCCCATCTTCACCTACCCCGTGGCTCTCAGCTGCCACTGTGGTGCCTGCAGGACTGACAGTGACGAGTGCGCCCACAGAGCCAGTATGGACGGAGCTAAATGTACCAAACCAGTTAGACGTATTTACCCATACCCCGGCCAGAGCAACTACGTCATCCCTTTCTGA
- the slc25a55a gene encoding solute carrier family 25 member 55a produces MSQQQISLPAKLINGGIAGIVGVTCVFPIDLAKTRLQNQRRGQQVYKSMLDCLSKTVRSEGYFGMYRGAAVNLTLVTPEKAIKLAANDLFRHHLSKDGKGLTVFKEMLAGCGAGMCQVVITTPMEMLKIQLQDAGRLAAQQQKPVMMSPTKLVATNTMLSRSYNSGTVVAPPRAVSATQIAKELLHTQGIQGLYKGLGATLIRDVPFSMVYFPLFANLNRLGQPSPDVSSPFYWAFLSGCAAGSTAAVAVNPCDVVKTRLQSLNKGSAEETYSGVVDCVSKIMQKEGPSAFLKGAGCRALVIAPLFGIAQVMYFVGVGEYIMDNSPLSLLSA; encoded by the exons ATGTCTCAGCAGCAGATCAG tCTCCCAGCCAAGCTCATTAATGGAGGCATCGCTGGCATCGTTGGGGTCACTTGTGTGTTCCCCATCGACTTGGCAAAGACCAGGTTGCAGAATCAGAGACGAGGTCAGCAGGTCTACAAGAGCAT GCTGGACTGCCTGAGCAAAACAGTTCGATCAGAGGGCTACTTTGGCATGTACAGAG GTGCCGCTGTAAATTTGACCCTCGTTACCCCCGAGAAGGCAATCAAGCTGGCCGCTAATGACCTTTTCCGCCATCATCTTTCCAAAGATGG AAAGGGACTGACAGTGTTCAAAGAAATGCTGGCTGGGTGTGGTGCTGGTATGTGCCAAGTCGTTATCACCACCCCGATGGAAATGCTGAAGATACAGCTGCAGGACGCCGGCAGACTTG CGGCTCAGCAGCAAAAGCCAGTCATGATGTCTCCCACAAAGCTCGTGGCCACCAACACAATGCTCAGCCGCTCCTACAACTCCGGCACCGTGGTCGCACCACCTCGAGCTGTGTCAGCCACACAGATAGCAAAGGAGCTCCTCCATACCCAGGGCATCCAGGGGCTCTACAAGGGTCTCGGGGCAACGCTAATTAG GGATGTTCCCTTTTCTATGGTCTACTTCCCGCTGTTCGCCAACCTGAACCGCCTTGGCCAACCCAGCCCAGATGTGTCGTCACCCTTCTACTGGGCTTTCCTCTCAGGCTGTGCAGCTGGATCTACAGCTGCAGTGGCTGTGAACCCCTGTGATG TTGTGAAGACGAGACTGCAATCGCTGAACAAGGGGTCCGCTGAGGAGACGTACAGTGGAGTAGTGGATTGTGTAAG TAAAATAATGCAGAAGGAGGGACCGTCTGCCTTCCTGAAAGGCGCCGGCTGTCGAGCTCTGGTCATCGCTCCTCTATTCGGCATCGCTCAAGTTATGTACTTTGTTGGTGTTGGAGAGTATATCATGGACAACTCTCCTCTGAGCCTCCTGTCGGCATAA